Proteins from a genomic interval of Zingiber officinale cultivar Zhangliang chromosome 2A, Zo_v1.1, whole genome shotgun sequence:
- the LOC122041591 gene encoding xylose isomerase isoform X1, with protein sequence MKIKGTSVLVFVALVLSTVIAESTQTCRANLEAACNGGSSDGWDGEFFPGISKIKYEGPTSKNPLSYKWYNADEEILGKKMKDWMRFSVAFWHTFRGTGADPFGAPTKSWPWEDGTNSLTIAKRRMRAHFEFMNKLGVDRWCFHDRDIAPDGKTLKETNANLDAVVALAKELQEGTSIKPLWGTAQLFLHPRYMHGAATSSEVAVYAYAAAQVKKAMEVTQYLGGENYLFWGGREGYQSLLNTDMQRELDHMASFLQAAVDYKKKLGFKGNLLLEPKPQEPTKHQYDWDAATTFAFLQKYGLSGEFKLNIECNHATLSGHSCPHDLETARINGLLGNIDANTGDPQIGWDTDQFLTDIAEATLVMLSVVRNGGLAPGGFNFDAKLRRESTDVEDLFIAHISGMDTLARGLRNVAKLIEDGSLTELVRKRYQSFDTEIGALIEAGKVDFETLEKKTMEWGEPYVPSAKQELAEMIFQSAL encoded by the exons ATGAAGATTAAAGGGACTTCTGTTTTGGTCTTTGTGGCTTTGGTACTATCAACTGTT ATTGCAGAAAGTACGCAAACATGTCGAGCAAATCTTGAGGCTGCATGCAATGGTGGTTCTTCAGATGGCTGGGATGGAGAGTTCTTCCCAGGAATCTCAAAGATCAAATACGaa GGTCCAACCAGCAAAAACCCACTTTCTTATAAGTGGTATAATGCTGACGAAGAGATACTTGGCAAGAAAATGAAG GACTGGATGCGATTTAGTGTTGCCTTTTGGCACACGTTTCGTGGTACTGGTGCTGATCCTTTTGGTGCCCCAACAAAATCATGGCCGTGGGAGGATGGCACAAATTCACTGACTATAGccaaaagaagaa TGCGAGCACACTTTGAGTTTATGAACAAGCTTGGAGTTGATAGGTGGTGCTTCCACGATAGAGATATAGCCCCTGATGGTAAAACACTTAAG GAAACAAATGCAAACTTGGATGCAGTAGTAGCACTTGCTAAGGAACTTCAG GAAGGGACAAGTATCAAACCATTGTGGGGTACTGCACAACTTTTCTTACATCCACGTTACATGCACGGAGCTGCTACTAG CTCAGAGGTTGCAGTTTATGCTTATGCAGCAGCTCAAGTCAAGAAGGCTATGGAG GTAACTCAATACTTGGGAGGAGAAAACTATCTTTTTTGGGGTGGCCGTGAAGGCTATCAATCCCTTCTTAACACTGATATGCAAAGAGAACTTGATCACATG gcAAGCTTTCTTCAGGCTGCTGTTGATTACAAAAAGAAACTTGGCTTCAAGG GAAAtctgcttttggaacccaagccgCAAGAACCTACAAAACACCA ATATGACTGGGATGCTGCAACAACCTTTGCTTTCCTTCAAAAATATGGCCTTAGTG GAGAATTCAAGTTGAACATCGAATGTAACCATGCTACTTTATCTGGTCATAG CTGTCCTCATGACCTTGAAACTGCAAGGATAAACGGACTGCTTGGAAATATAGATGCAAATACCGGCGATCCCCAGATCG GTTGGGACACTGATCAGTTCCTCACAGATATCGCCGAGGCAACCCTTGTTATGCTGAGTGTTGTTCGAAAT GGAGGACTTGCACCCGGTGGATTCAACTTTGATGCAAAACT GCGGAGGGAGAGCACTGACGTCGAGGATTTGTTCATCGCCCACATATCAGGAATGGACACACTAGCTCGTGGGCTCCGAAATGTTGCGAAACTAATTGAG GATGGTTCCCTTACGGAGCTTGTCCGAAAACGCTACCAAAGCTTTGACACCGAGATTGGTGCTCTAATTGAG GCTGGGAAAGTTGATTTTGAAACACTTGAAAAGAAGACCATGGAATGGGGCGAACCATATGTTCCCTCAGCGAAACAG GAACTGGCGGAGATGATATTTCAATCTGCATTGTAG
- the LOC122041591 gene encoding xylose isomerase isoform X2, giving the protein MKDWMRFSVAFWHTFRGTGADPFGAPTKSWPWEDGTNSLTIAKRRMRAHFEFMNKLGVDRWCFHDRDIAPDGKTLKETNANLDAVVALAKELQEGTSIKPLWGTAQLFLHPRYMHGAATSSEVAVYAYAAAQVKKAMEVTQYLGGENYLFWGGREGYQSLLNTDMQRELDHMASFLQAAVDYKKKLGFKGNLLLEPKPQEPTKHQYDWDAATTFAFLQKYGLSGEFKLNIECNHATLSGHSCPHDLETARINGLLGNIDANTGDPQIGWDTDQFLTDIAEATLVMLSVVRNGGLAPGGFNFDAKLRRESTDVEDLFIAHISGMDTLARGLRNVAKLIEDGSLTELVRKRYQSFDTEIGALIEAGKVDFETLEKKTMEWGEPYVPSAKQELAEMIFQSAL; this is encoded by the exons ATGAAG GACTGGATGCGATTTAGTGTTGCCTTTTGGCACACGTTTCGTGGTACTGGTGCTGATCCTTTTGGTGCCCCAACAAAATCATGGCCGTGGGAGGATGGCACAAATTCACTGACTATAGccaaaagaagaa TGCGAGCACACTTTGAGTTTATGAACAAGCTTGGAGTTGATAGGTGGTGCTTCCACGATAGAGATATAGCCCCTGATGGTAAAACACTTAAG GAAACAAATGCAAACTTGGATGCAGTAGTAGCACTTGCTAAGGAACTTCAG GAAGGGACAAGTATCAAACCATTGTGGGGTACTGCACAACTTTTCTTACATCCACGTTACATGCACGGAGCTGCTACTAG CTCAGAGGTTGCAGTTTATGCTTATGCAGCAGCTCAAGTCAAGAAGGCTATGGAG GTAACTCAATACTTGGGAGGAGAAAACTATCTTTTTTGGGGTGGCCGTGAAGGCTATCAATCCCTTCTTAACACTGATATGCAAAGAGAACTTGATCACATG gcAAGCTTTCTTCAGGCTGCTGTTGATTACAAAAAGAAACTTGGCTTCAAGG GAAAtctgcttttggaacccaagccgCAAGAACCTACAAAACACCA ATATGACTGGGATGCTGCAACAACCTTTGCTTTCCTTCAAAAATATGGCCTTAGTG GAGAATTCAAGTTGAACATCGAATGTAACCATGCTACTTTATCTGGTCATAG CTGTCCTCATGACCTTGAAACTGCAAGGATAAACGGACTGCTTGGAAATATAGATGCAAATACCGGCGATCCCCAGATCG GTTGGGACACTGATCAGTTCCTCACAGATATCGCCGAGGCAACCCTTGTTATGCTGAGTGTTGTTCGAAAT GGAGGACTTGCACCCGGTGGATTCAACTTTGATGCAAAACT GCGGAGGGAGAGCACTGACGTCGAGGATTTGTTCATCGCCCACATATCAGGAATGGACACACTAGCTCGTGGGCTCCGAAATGTTGCGAAACTAATTGAG GATGGTTCCCTTACGGAGCTTGTCCGAAAACGCTACCAAAGCTTTGACACCGAGATTGGTGCTCTAATTGAG GCTGGGAAAGTTGATTTTGAAACACTTGAAAAGAAGACCATGGAATGGGGCGAACCATATGTTCCCTCAGCGAAACAG GAACTGGCGGAGATGATATTTCAATCTGCATTGTAG
- the LOC122041592 gene encoding ubiquitin-conjugating enzyme E2 19-like, giving the protein MTRENQDVRDNIPTAAASAGAPSAAKQPAPVTKSPDGQSVLKRLQSELMALMMCGDPCISAFPEGDNIFCWKGTINGSKDTVYEGTVYKLSLAFPTDYPFKPPKVKFDTVCFHPNVDLSGNICLDILQDKWSSAYDVRTILLSIQSLLGEPNNDSPLNNQAAALWSNQEEFRKMVHKLYKPV; this is encoded by the exons ATGACGAGGGAGAACCAGGACGTCCGAGATAACATTCCAACCGCCGCTGCCTCCGCCGGCGCTCCTTCCGCGGCCAAGCAGCCTGCCCCCGTCACAAAGAGTCCCGACGGTCAATCCGTCCTCAAGAG GTTGCAGTCTGAACTGATGGCATTAATG ATGTGTGGAGATCCTTGTATATCGGCCTTCCCTGAGGGAGACAACATCTTTTGCTGGAAAGGAACCATCAATGGCAGCAAGGACACAGTTTATGAGGGCACGGTCTACAAGCTCTCTCTTGCCTTCCCCACAGACTACCCATTCAAGCCTCCCAAGGTGAAGTTTGACACTGTGTGCTTCCATCCAAATGTGGATCTCTCTGGCAACATCTGCTTGGATATTCTTCAG GATAAATGGTCATCTGCATATGATGTTAGAACCATATTACTTTCGATCCAAAGTCTTTTGGGTG AGCCAAACAATGACTCCCCTCTCAACAACCAAGCAGCAGCTCTTTGGTCCAACCAAGAAG AGTTCAGGAAAATGGTACACAAACTGTACAAACCAGTATAG